The sequence GCCCGTTCGAAATATTTATCAACTCCAAAAATATGGACCATTTCCAGTGGGTTGTTGCTTTGACCCGAGTGATTTCAGCGGTGTTCCGCAAAGGTGGTGACGTTACTTTTCTCGCTGAAGAGTTGAAAGCCGTGTTCGATCCTAAAGGCGGGTATTTCAAGAGTGGCGGACGCTTTATGCCATCCCTGGTCGCTGAAATCGGTGAAGCCATCGAGTCTCACCTGAAAACCATCGGTTTGATTCAAGAGGAAGAGCTTACCGATGCACAAAAACAAATACTGGCGGAAAAGCGTTCAGAGTACGAGCAATCCCAGGGGAAAAAGCCTACAGATTCCGAGGACTTTCCTGAGGGCGCTCAGCTCTGTATGAAGTGCTACACCAAGGCAATGATCCTGATGGACGGCTGTATGACCTGTTTGAGCTGCGGCAACTCGAAATGTGGCTAGATTGGGGTTTAAATCGGCAGTTACCACCCCAAATATCCGATGTAGCCTAAACTTTTAGCGATTCGTATTGCCTAAAAATCAGCGTTAACGCTCTCATCACAGCCTCTTGCTTTTTTCAGGGGGCTTTGTAAGATGAGAGTAATTCTTAATCCGGAGATAATCAATGCAAGAGCTATATACTCAAACTGCAACGCATAGCGCGTCATTCAACGCTAGTAAGGTGTTGCGCAATACCTATGCCCTGCTGGCGATGACAATCGCCTGGAGTGCAGTCACTGCGTTCGTATCAATGGCTGCTGGTGTTGGCCATGGCATGGCGTTAGTGATGAACTTGGTCGCTTTAGGCCTGCTTTGGTTTGTACTGCCACGAACAGCGAATTCCAGCTCGGGAATTCTCGTGGTATTCGCTTTTACCGGGCTATTGGGCGCAGGCTTGGGCCCGATGCTCAACCATTATCTCGCCATGGCTAATGGCGGTGCGATCATAATGCAAGCGCTAGGGGCAACAGCGCTGGTATTCCTCGCGTTGTCGGGCTACGTACTCACTACCGGTAAAGATTTCAGCTTCATGGGCGGCTTCCTGTTTGTCGGGCTGATTGTGGCGTTGATCTCTGGCCTGGGTATGGTGGTCGCTGGCTTTTTTGGGGTAGCGATTTCCGGCTTCGCGCTCGCGCTTAATGCCCTGATTGTGCTGTTAATGTCTGGCTTTATTTTGTTCGACACCAGTAGGATCATCCATGGCGGTGAGACTAATTACCTGATGGCGACCACCGCACTCTACCTGGACATTTTGAACCTGTTTACCAGTCTGTTGCATTTGATCGGCGCCTTCTCTAACGACGATTAATAGTGAGTTCGCAGCTACACCTCCAAACGGCCCCTGATGGGGCCGTTTTATATTGGGGGGCGAAACGCCAAACGAACAAGTTCGACCGCTGAACAACATCGCCACCACGTCAGCTTAGTGAAACAGACAAAGAAACGTTTTTTACAGAGGGTCGTCAGTAAGCTGCGCACAGAACACGTATGAAATTTCTTGTTTCTATCAACGCTGCACCAGAGTCCGCAACAGCACAGACGTCTCTCGAATTTACAGAGCGCCTTTTGCAGGCTGATCACACAGTTGTCTTACTATTCTTCTACGCGGAAGGCGTTCGCAATGCCTATTCTGGTAGCGCGATATCCGCGCGTTGGGCTGCGCTCATTAGCCAATATTCGTTAACCGCCCTTTGTTGCTCGAACTCAGCTGCCGAATACGCATTAACCAGCGAAGGCTCACTCACAGCCGGCTTTGAAATCGGTGGCATTGCTCAACTCACTACGACCGCCGCCGCAGATGCCGAACGCTGCATTACCTTTGGCACGCGCAAGGGACACGCGCCTCTTTGAACAATACACACTTGCTTATTACTGCATCGCTGGACGCGCCGAGAAATCAACTCGCAGCGGCTATAGACGCGTTTGTAACCTGTGAAATCTTCGGGATCAACGCTAATTTAGTGTTCTTCTGCAACACGGAAGCAACCTCTCACGCCAATGTGAAATACGTCGTCGAACGCTGTGGCGAAATAGCGGATAAGCCGTTTGACTGGGTTTGGGAAACGACGCATGTCGAACCCACTCTGCTCGACCCTTTCCCTTGCCCGCCACTGACTCCAGGTCAGTTCAGAGCAATAGCCGCGGCCAGCGAGCATTACCTGGATTTCTAATATGGCACTCCACCTCTTTAATATGGAAGGCTCCGCGTCCTCAAAGGCCCTGAGGGAACGCTTAACGTACACCCTAGGGTTATGCGACCAACGAGACACTCTCGTTGTTATGCACCCTCCAGAAGGTGCGTTAGCTAAAATGGAATTAGATTTGAACCACTACCCTTGCAAGGTTTATATTCTCGCGCCCTCGGGCAGTAGCAACACTGCACCCGAGATAGAAAAGGTTACAGTGGACGATCTTGTCCTGCTGTGCGCCCAGTCCCCAAAGATTAAAAGTTGGTATTAGAATGCAACCTGGCAGTGCGCCCACCGAAACCTACGATGCACAATTTTCTGAAAAAGTTGAGCGTACAAAGGACCAGTTCAAAGACTATTTCAATGGTGAAATCGACGCCTTTCGCTCGCCTGCAAGCGAATACCGAATGCGTGCCGAATTCAAAATCTGGCACGATAAGGACACAGGACGCGCGTGCTATGCGATGCACCAGCCAAAAGTAAAAAACCAGGTTATCCCTATTGACGACTTTGAGATTGGCTCAGCCAGAATCAGAGAGCTGATGCCCGAAGTTTTGGCTGCGGTGAACAGCTCTACGCTACTGAAGCATAAACTTTTTCAAATCGAATTTCTCACAGCAACAAGCGGAGACGCCGTTGTCTCACTCATTTATCACAGACCGCTCACTGAGCAATGGCAAGCGGAAGCGGAACAACTGCAATCCACGCTTCGGTGCCAATTAATTGGTCGTAGCCGTAAACAAAAAATCGCTCTCGGCAGAGATTATGTAATAGAGACGATACAGGTAAACGGTAAAAGCTACACCTACCAACAAGTAGAGACCGGATTCACCCAACCCAATGCTGCAGTATGTCAAAAAATGCTCACATGGGCTCAGGCAACAAGTGCCGATTTCGGCGGAGATTTACTCGAACTCTATTGCGGTAACGGCAACTTTACGCTACCGCTCGCACAGAATTTTTCTCGCGTTCTGGCGACCGAAGTATCCAAAACATCTGTAAAATCGGCGCTCTATAATATCGAGCAGAATGGCGCGACCAATATTTCCATCGCGCGCCTTTCCAGTGAGGAATTCACCGAGGCGATGAATAAAGTTCGACGTTTCCGCAGGCTCGAAACTATTGACCTGGACAGCTACCGGTTTTCAACGATCTTTGTTGATCCACCCAGAGCCGGACTCGACGCGGACACAGTCAAACTGGCGAGCCGGTTTGACAATATTATCTATATTTCCTGCAACCCGGACACACTCGCTGATAACTTGGCTAGCCTTGCCACAACTCACGAAGTCACACGGCTCGCCTTGTTCGACCAATTTCCTTATACCGAGCACCGTGAATGTGGTGTCATCCTGCGTCGAAGATAAACTCAAAGGCATCATCACCGGGGAGCTGGGTATATGCTGCACGCTATATACCCAGCGCCCCCCTTAGTCAGAAAGTCGCACTATGAGTTTACTGGCTAAAGGATCAATAAAATCTTTGTACTTGGCTTCTAGTTTTTCGCGCTCCGCATCATAAGCGCGTTTTTCTTTTTTCGACAGCGCTTTCCAGGCGTCAAGTATCGGAATATGAGCGGTTGCTGCAGCGAGTTGAGCGAAGACGCTATAGTCTGCCTGCTCACTCTCATCCAGACCCGCACCGTTCAAGAGTACGCTAATTCGAATACTAGCCTCAGTATAGGTCACCTGCCCTTCCAGCATCGCAGACGCCAACACCCGTATACTATTGCGCGCTCTTTCCTGTGCCTTGGCGATATCCGCTGCCAGCTCGACTTCTTTCTGACGTTGCCGTCTCAGCAATACGTGATAATAAATCGCAATACCTGTAAGTACAGCGATAATGAAACCTGCGGTAATGAACAAAAAAACCAAAATTTATTCCTCTTTCGGTGTGTTACCCGGACTGCCCTCAAGCTCCAGCGCAGAATCTCCTGCGTCATCTTTTAAATGATCTGGAAGCTGGCGGCTGGTTTTCGCACCTAACACGCGCAAATCCTCGGCCCGTTTTACAAGATTGCCACGCCCTGTGCTCAAGCGCTTTATCGCCTTGTCATACGACTGGGAGGTTTTACCAATATACTGACCGACTTCTTCCATTGCACTGATAAGTAACACAAACTGGTCGTAAAGCTTGCCAGCACTTTCGGCGATTTTTTCCGCGTTTTTGTTTTGTTTTTCATATCGCCAAAGAGTTTCCACTGTGCGCAATGCAACCATTAAGCTGGAAGGGCTGACGAGCACAATATTTCTGTCGTACCCCTCTTTGAACAAGCCAGGGGCGAATTGCATTGCAGCGATATATGCGGCTTCTATAGGGATAAAAATAAAAACGAAATCCAGCGTGCGCACACCTTCCAGTTGCTCGTAGCTTTTGAGCGACAACCCCTTTATATGAGCACGCAATGAATCCACATGTTTTTTTAACGCGCCTTCCTGCTCAGCGCGATCCTCCAACTGACAGTAGCGCTCATAATCAGTCAGCGAAACTTTTGCATCAATAACAATATCCTTACCTTCCGGCAGGTGAACGATCACATCAGGCCTGTACCGCCGCCCTTCTTCACTTGAATATTGACGTTGTGTTTCGTACTCACTACCTTTTTGCAAGCCGGATTGTTCGAGAAGTCGTTCCAGAACAATTTCGCCCCAGTTACCCTGCGTTTTATTGTCACCCTTAAGCGCGGCCGCAAGGTTATTTGCTTCACTACTGATTTTTTGCGTTTGTTTCTGTAGTTCTGCGATCTGTCCTACCAACTGGTTTCGCTGCGAATTTTCTTTGTGGTATACATCCTCTACCCGCTGGTTAAAAGCCTTTAGCTGTTCTTTGAACGGCGACAGGATGGATTCCATATTTTGCCGTGTGTTAACAGTGAATTTTTCCTGCTTAGTCTCGAAAAGCTTATTTGCAGACAATTCAAACTCGCGGAACAACTTTTCTCGCGCTTCTTCCAACAACGATTTTTCCTTGTCAAGACGCTCTCGTTGCTCCTCAAACCGCGTTTCCATTTGCACATATTTACTTCGATATTCCTTCGCTTCACTCAGTTCTTCACGCAAGGCCTCGCTGGACAGGCGATTACTCTCCAGCTCGGCTTCCAGGCGTGCAATCGCGATATCTTTTTGGTGGAGAGAATAAATTTGGGCGCGCTCATCAGCGTCTTTTGACAGCTGTAATTCCTCAACTATTGATTTTTCGCGCGCGGCGAACCGAATCCAGAAAATCAAAACAGACAAGGGCACGACAAAAGCGATGCCAGCAAGGAATGCATATAAAAGATGAATAAACTGCAGTTGAGAAATATCGAACATTAAGTGGGGTTGTACTCTAGGTTTTGGTATGATTTGAGATTGTTGATATTCTACATGACTGGGGTAAAAACCTCAGCGATTCCATGCCAGTAAAACCCACGCTTACCGCTACACACGCTCGTATACTCGTTCTTGACTCCGGTGCTGGCGGACTCACGGTGGCACGCGAGATATTGCTGCGCAACCCGTATGTAAGTCTGGACTACCTGGCTGATATTGCCGGTTTCCCTTACGGGACAATGCAAGACGACGTTTTAGTCCGTAGATTGGTATCCCTTGTTGGCAACTACCTCAACCAACGACAACCTAACATTGTTGTACTCGCTTGCAACACAGCAAGTACACTCGCCTTACACGCACTTAGAGCGCGCTACCCCGCAGTAGAATTTGTGGGAGTCGTACCGGCTATAAAGCCTGCGGCATCGATAACCCGCAGTGGCGTTATCGGCCTGCTAGCCACGCCGGCGACCGTAAATCGCGACTATACACGACAATTGATCGAGGATTTCGCAGGCCATCATGAAGTCGTCACCCACGGTAGTAACCCGCTGGTGATGTGCGCTGAACAGTTACTACACGGCACTAAACCCGATACGGGGATCCTCATAGAAGAATTAGGTAAGCTCACAGCTAAGGCAACAGCTGGATATGTCGATACGGTAGTACTTGCATGCACTCATTTCCCGCTACTCCTGCCTTACTTTAAAGTTCTTCCCTCGTGCGAGTCTATTTCCTGGGTCGACTCTGGATCGGCTATCGCCAACCGCGTTCATCATTTACTGCAAAAACACGGGCAGCTTGTGCCTAGCCACCCACAGGTCACTTTCATAGCAGCGCATTCTGTCAACGATACACTGTCATACAAAGCCTACGCCAGCTACTTACTGCAAGAGGCTGTACCCCAGTACAACATACTCAACTTATCCCTGATATAACAACGCCCAAAATAGAAAACCCCCGGTGAATAAATCCACCAGGGGTTTATGCGTTACATTCCAATTAGTGTATTTTTATATCTGCGTTAGCTACAACTTCTGATTCAAAAGCACTTCCTTCGAAGCGACTGTTTTCTCTAGAAAGCTGCGTAGCCAAGCCTGCGACTTGTGCGGGCTCCATATCATCGATGGTGCCAGCCGCCTTTTTCACCACACCTACAACTTGGTAGCTTCCATCGCGGGCCGGTCTTGCGTCAAACGCGGTTTCACCCTCGGTCAGAGGCATGGAAAAAACGGTGTTGCGGGTAGCCGGGTCACTGACCGGATCTGAGCGAGAAACATCTTCAAACATTGCATAAGAGTAGCCAGACTTTTCCGCCAGCGCTTCGAGATCTTCAGATGAGCTTGCCTCCGCAATAAACGTCTCAGCTTTTTCCTCAAGTAAATCGTTCAGCTTACTTTGAGTCAGTTTGCTAACCACCTGCTCTTTTACTTCCTCGAGAGGCTTGATATGTTCAGGCGAATGCGTGTTTTTACGAACGACCAGCGCCCGATTGCCTGCAAGTTCGATCACTTGGCTGTTGCGATTGTCGATCAATACCTCATCACCGAAGGCTGCGTTGCGAACTTCGGGGTTGCCAGCAACGCCAAGGCCGGTATTGCGCTGGAAGGGCTGAGTGGTTTTAACTTCCAAACCCAACTCGTTCGCAGCACCAGACAAATCAGGCGCACCAAATGTAAGTTCGTCAAGTTTTTCCATTTCCGAGAGATAGATTCCCTCTGCCTTTGCTACTTTCAAGCTTCGCTCGATAGCAGCTTTACGAGATTCAAAACTTGGGACTTCGGGAACCGCTTTTTTCAATACCTTAATAAAGTGCGTACCGGAATCCGTCTTAACAGGACCGGAGACCTCGCCCTCACCCAGCTCACGTGCCGCGGACTCGAAAGCCTCTGGAAAAGCGCCTGCAACCAGAACACCCAATTCGCCGCCCTGGTCTCGAGAACCTGCGTCGTCGGAAAAGGTCTTGGCCAGATCAGCAAACTCGTCACCAGCGGCTATTTTTTCCTGCACCTCAGTCAGCTTCTCGGGAGAATCATCCTCAAGCAGAATGTGCGCGACGGTCAGCTCGGGGGTTGCATCAAAACTTTCCGCTTCTTCTTGGTATTGCGAACGAATATCCGCTTCATCCACTGTGACAGTTTCCGCAATACTATTAACTGAAAGCTCGAGATAATCCACAGAGAGTTTTTCCGGCTCGCGGAATTCCGACTCATTTGCCTGGTAATAGTCGGTAATTTCTGCATCGGTAACATCAATTGAGTCAGCGAGGCCATCAGCAGGAATTTTTACAGTAAAAAACGAACGCTTTTCGTTAATAATGGCAATGATTTCGCTTTTTTCTTTTTCAGTAACAAAGCTCGATAGCTCCAAACCTTTATTCAACTGCCCCAGCATCATTTCTTCTGCGGTCGCGGCTTTATAGGCCGCAGGGGTAAGTCCTACCCGTGCCAGCAGTGAGCGGTACTGCTGCGAGCTGAATTTACCGTCTACTTTGAATTCCTCCTGGCCAACGATAACTCCGTTGACGGACTTATCCGAAACGGCCATCCCCCCTTCTTCCGCTGCTGCCAAGACTGCCGCTTTACGAGTCAATCGTTCTAACACCGGCTGTGCCAGGTTTTCATCTTTTAAATAGTCTGCAGAAGGATCGACTCCTTGTTGCGCTAACAAGCGCTGTTTCTGCATGTATATTTCACGACTCAACTCTTTTTTCGTAATCGAGCGTCCATCCACAACAGCCGCATCGGTACCGGCTACTGACCCCAAGAACGAACTACCTACGCCCGTGATCACCATCGGGAGAATAAAAAACAGGATAACGATCACACTGACAACCGTTCCCTTTAGATTGTCTCTAACACTCTGAAGCATAACCAACCTCGAAAATTACGCTGAAACACACACAAAAAAAGGCGCTAGTTTACCGCGCCTTTATTGTTCTACAGTTTCCAAATTTAACCGCACCTAGATGTGTTGTTTCTAATTATTTTTTTACAATTCCTGTTTGCCCCAACAGTCTTTAAGTGCAGCGTTATAAGACCGAGTGATCTATCGCTTTGAACTCACAAATACAGAAAATATTAAGGCCGGCAATTGACAATATCGATAGAATTTTGGAACTGTAGTTATTTTGGTTTCTTAGTTTACTGCGTCTTTAAGCGCTTTACCCGCTTTAAAACTTGGGATTTTTGCAGCAGCAATCTCAATTGGGTCACCAGTCTGTGGGTTACGGCCGGTGCGAGCTGCACGCTCTTTCACCAAAAAGGTACCGAAACCTACTAAAGCAACCTGGTCGCCTTCTTTGAGGGCACTTGCGATAGATTCCGTTACAGCGTCTAGTGCTCGGCCAGCTGCTGCTTTAGATATATCCGCAGACGCTGCAATCGCTTCTACCAGTTCAGATTTATTCACTTTTATCCCCTCTTTATATTTTGTTTCAAATTACAACTCAAATTCGTTCCTACGCATTCGCTTATGAAGGGTAGCCGGTTTCCACCTAAACTTCCCGCCAGCCCGCTATTTTTGGGACCTTGCGACGTTTCGCGAAGAATTGCGATTTATACCAACTGCCCCTTGACCGGTCAAGAATCAAATACATTATTTGCCAATCAAGGGTTCATCTGGCTGTAAATCGTACAAACCAACACAAACTGCTTGACTATCTATGATTTGCTAACCCACAAATAGCACTCAGTGTGTGCTGATACGGCTCTCTTTATTCGCATCCTTACTCGCTTGCGCCTCTTCAAGTTCTTTGTACTCTTCATCACTAAAGGGCTTGGGCATATACTGAAGCGCGTCCTGCAGCACTTGGTCGATCCACTTAACCGGCTTGATAGTTAGATCTTCTTTAATGTTATCTGGAATATCCCGTAAATCAGCCGCATTTCCCTCTGGAATAATCACGCTTTTTATACCACCCCGGTGAGCCGCAAGCAGCTTCTCCTTTAGACCGCCAATCTTTAATACTTCTCCCCGAAGGGTAATTTCCCCGGTCATTGCAACGTCGGCACGCACTGGAATATCAGTGAATACAGAAACCAATGCGGTGCACATGGCAATACCTGCGCTTGGACCGTCTTTTGGCGTGGCACCTTCAGGTACATGAATGTGTAAATCGCGTTTTTCATTGAACTCCGGGGGAATCCCCAAAAACTGCGCACGCGACCTTACTACCGTCATTGCTGCCTGAATGGACTCTTGCATTACGTCCCCGAGCGAGCCAGTCTTTACTAATCGCCCTTTACCTTTTACTGCGCTTGCTTCAATCGTGAGCAGCTCACCGCCCACTTGAGTCCAGGCCAGCCCGGTCACCTGACCAATTTGGTTTTCCTGTTCCGCTTTCCCGTAATCGGTTTTGCGTACACCCAAATAGTCTTCCAGTTCATCTGGCGAAACTGTGTTCACATCGTGTGAATTCGCCTTTACATTTTTGGTGACAACCTTGCGGCAGATTTTTGCAATTTCGCGATCCAAGCCCCTCACGCCCGCTTCACGGGTGTAATAACGGATAACATCGAGAATCGTAGAGTCATCCAATGCGACTTCGTCTTTCTTGAGACCGTTGTTTTTCATCTGCTTCGGCAAGAGGTAGCGCGAAGCAATGTTAACTTTCTCATCTTCTGTATAGCCCGGAATTCGTATCACTTCCATACGATCAAGCAAAGGACCAGGAATATTCATCGTATTTGACGTGCACACGAACATTACGTCCGATAGATCGTAATCAACTTCAAGGTAGTGATCATTAAAGTGGGAGTTCTGCTCCGGATCGAGCACTTCCAACAATGCCGAGGCAGGATCTCCCCGGTGATCCATTCCCATTTTGTCGATTTCATCCAACAAGAATAGAGGGTTGGAAACGCCTGCTTTGGACATTTTTTGAATAAGCTTGCCTGGCATAGAGCCGATATAGGTTCGCCGATGCCCGCGGATCTCAGCTTCATCCCGTACACCACCGAGCGCCATACGAACAAACTTACGATTGGTGGCCCGTGCGATAGATTCGCCCAATGAAGTTTTACCTACACCAGGAGGACCCACAAGACAAAGTATCGGGCCCTTCACCTTTTTGACTCTTTTTTGCACAGCGAGGTATTCTAAAATGCGTTCTTTTACCTCGTCTAATCCGTAGTGATCAGCTTCCAGGATTCCCGAAGCTCGCTCAAGGTCGTGTCGAACTTTGCTGCGTTTCTTCCATGGAAGATTGACTATCCAATCAATGTAGGCGCGTACCACAGAGGCCTCAGCCGACATGGGCGACATCATTTTTAGCTTGTTCAGCTCCGCCTTCGCCTTCTCCTCGGCCTCTTTGGTCATACCTGATTCAGCGATTTTTCGCTCTAACTCTTCACCTTCGCTAACTTCTTCGCCCATCTCCCCGAGCTCTTTCTGAATCGCTTTCATTTGCTCATTCAGATAGTACTCGCGCTGGCTTTTCTCCATCTGTTTTTTAACGCGTCCGCGGATGCGTTTCTCAACCTGATACAGGTCTGCCTCCGCCTCCATGAGACCGATCAGATGTTCAAGTCGATCGCTAACGGAGGCGATTTCAAGAATTTCCTGCTTTTGCGCAAGCTCAAGGCTCATATGAGCCGCCACGGTATCAGCGAGCCGCCCGGGCTCGTCTATGCCGCTCAATGAGGTCATCACCTCAGCAGGCACTTTTTTGCTGATGTTCACATATTGTTCAAAGCGAGACAGAAGTGAGCGGGTGAGCACATCGACATCGCGGCCATCTTCTTCACCTGCATCGACTACTGCAATTTCTGCCGCGAAATAGTCGTCCACTTCGTTTATTGACAACACCTCTGCACGCTGTCGTCCTTCGACAAGCACCTTTACAGTGCCGTCAGGTAACTTCAATAACTGCAGCACTGCCGCGACAGTAGCGAAGCTATAAAGATCGTCAATGCCGGGCTCATCAACAGCAGCATGCTTCTGAGCCACTAACAGGATTTGCTTGTCTTCGGCCATCGCGCGCTCCAGCGCAGCGATCGATTTGGCTCTGCCAACAAACAGGGGTATCACCATGTGTGGGTAGACAACCACATCTCTAAGCGGCAACAACGGCAGCATGTTCTCGGTGGTTTTTTCGTCTGATATTTCCATAATGGACCTCGAATAATCTATGAACAGGTCGCAACACCTGTAGCGATGCAGTCGAGCGGCGAATCAAAAAGGCAGGTCGCGCACTGACATAATATTTTTATGTCTTTTTTAGCGTTATTGGTGACCGGTCTGAGCACTACTCTATACAACTTTACCGAACAGTATTTTGGGCAATTCACAAGGATTACAAGCCCAGCAAAAAAAAGGCGCTCTAAAAGCGCCCTTTCTTTACATTCCAATCCACTAGGAAACCCGAAAAAGATCAGTCTTCAGGTACAGCGACTGCCGACTCAGAGTTGCCGTAAACAAGTAACGGCGCGGATTCACCGCGAATGACTGAATCGTCGACAACCACTTTAACCACGTTTTCTTCGGATGGCAGTTTGTACATGGTATCGAGTAGTACATTTTCCATAATAGAACGCAAACCACGCGCTCCAGTTTTTCGCACCATGGCCTTTTCTGCAACCGCTTCCAAGGCATCCGCACGAAAATCGACTTCGACATTTTCCATCTCAAACAGCTTCGCATACTGTTTAACCAGCGAATTCTTCGGCTCCCGCAAAATCGTTACCAGCGCTTCTTTGTCCAATTCGTCCAAAGTGGCTATCACAGGTAAACGACCGACAAATTCCGGAATCAGGCCGTAGCGAACCAAATCTTCTGGCTCGAGATCTTTAAGCGTCTCACCGACATTTTTACTGCCGTCTTTACTTTTAACTTCAGCACTGAAGCCAATACCGCCCTTTTCGGATCGATCACGAATAATCTTGTCGAGACCCGCGAAAGCACCACCGCAAATAAACAGGATGTTAGAGGTGTCTACCTGCAAGAACTCCTGCTGAGGATGCTTGCGACCCCCCTGGGGTGGTACTGATGCAATTGTGCCTTCAATCAGTTTCAGTAAGGCTTGCTGTACGCCTTCACCAGATACATCGCGCGTTATCGACGGGTTATCGGATTTGCGCGAAATTTTGTCTATCTCATCGATATAAACAATGCCCTGCTGCGCTTTTTCCACATCGTAGTCGCACTTCTGAAGAAGCTTCTGAATAATATTTTCGACATCTTCACCAACATAACCAGCTTCGGTAAGTGTCGTCGCATCCGCGATCGTGAAAGGTACATTGAGCAAGCGGGCGAGGGTTTCGGCCAACAGCGTTTTACCACTACCGGTCGGACCGACCAAGAGGATATTACTCTTGCCCAGCTCAACCTCGTCCTTGCCCTTTTTCTTATCGCCGACGCGCAAACGTTTGTAGTGGTTGTAAACCGCTACCGCAAGTACCTTCTTCGCGTCCTGCTGGCCGATTACGTACTCGTCGAGCGTCGCAGAGATATCGATGGGCACGGGCAGCTTGTCGCCGTTCCCTTCTGGTGTATTTTCCTGGATTTCTTCGCGAATGATGTCGTTACACAAATCCACACATTCGTCGCAAATGAATACTGATGGCCCTGCAATCAGCTTGCGAACTTCGTGCTGACTTTTGCCACAAAACGAACAATAGAGCAGTTTGCCACTATCTTCGTTGTCATTACCATTGTCGGACATTCATCGTCTCCAACTGAATCTTGTTCTTCGTCTTAACGCCAAAACTGCACTTATCGGCGACAGACCCAAGCCATCGCCCTTGTATAGCAAAGTCTAGCGCAAATTTGGCTAAAGTAGCCCTGCGGCTGAAGGTCTGAGCTTATTGTGTCC comes from Teredinibacter turnerae and encodes:
- a CDS encoding NrdJb, which gives rise to MSVVKIDKKITGYAIQKNGATETEVRQEESAKPAIEHMHENVSRPEMLVGATYKVKTPLSDHALYITINDIILNPNTDHEVRRPFEIFINSKNMDHFQWVVALTRVISAVFRKGGDVTFLAEELKAVFDPKGGYFKSGGRFMPSLVAEIGEAIESHLKTIGLIQEEELTDAQKQILAEKRSEYEQSQGKKPTDSEDFPEGAQLCMKCYTKAMILMDGCMTCLSCGNSKCG
- the murI gene encoding glutamate racemase; this encodes MPVKPTLTATHARILVLDSGAGGLTVAREILLRNPYVSLDYLADIAGFPYGTMQDDVLVRRLVSLVGNYLNQRQPNIVVLACNTASTLALHALRARYPAVEFVGVVPAIKPAASITRSGVIGLLATPATVNRDYTRQLIEDFAGHHEVVTHGSNPLVMCAEQLLHGTKPDTGILIEELGKLTAKATAGYVDTVVLACTHFPLLLPYFKVLPSCESISWVDSGSAIANRVHHLLQKHGQLVPSHPQVTFIAAHSVNDTLSYKAYASYLLQEAVPQYNILNLSLI
- a CDS encoding DUF2489 domain-containing protein, whose amino-acid sequence is MVFLFITAGFIIAVLTGIAIYYHVLLRRQRQKEVELAADIAKAQERARNSIRVLASAMLEGQVTYTEASIRISVLLNGAGLDESEQADYSVFAQLAAATAHIPILDAWKALSKKEKRAYDAEREKLEAKYKDFIDPLASKLIVRLSD
- a CDS encoding Bax inhibitor-1/YccA family protein, producing MQELYTQTATHSASFNASKVLRNTYALLAMTIAWSAVTAFVSMAAGVGHGMALVMNLVALGLLWFVLPRTANSSSGILVVFAFTGLLGAGLGPMLNHYLAMANGGAIIMQALGATALVFLALSGYVLTTGKDFSFMGGFLFVGLIVALISGLGMVVAGFFGVAISGFALALNALIVLLMSGFILFDTSRIIHGGETNYLMATTALYLDILNLFTSLLHLIGAFSNDD
- a CDS encoding DsrE/DsrF/TusD sulfur relay family protein, with amino-acid sequence MKFLVSINAAPESATAQTSLEFTERLLQADHTVVLLFFYAEGVRNAYSGSAISARWAALISQYSLTALCCSNSAAEYALTSEGSLTAGFEIGGIAQLTTTAAADAERCITFGTRKGHAPL
- the trmA gene encoding tRNA (uridine(54)-C5)-methyltransferase TrmA, whose amino-acid sequence is MQPGSAPTETYDAQFSEKVERTKDQFKDYFNGEIDAFRSPASEYRMRAEFKIWHDKDTGRACYAMHQPKVKNQVIPIDDFEIGSARIRELMPEVLAAVNSSTLLKHKLFQIEFLTATSGDAVVSLIYHRPLTEQWQAEAEQLQSTLRCQLIGRSRKQKIALGRDYVIETIQVNGKSYTYQQVETGFTQPNAAVCQKMLTWAQATSADFGGDLLELYCGNGNFTLPLAQNFSRVLATEVSKTSVKSALYNIEQNGATNISIARLSSEEFTEAMNKVRRFRRLETIDLDSYRFSTIFVDPPRAGLDADTVKLASRFDNIIYISCNPDTLADNLASLATTHEVTRLALFDQFPYTEHRECGVILRRR
- the rmuC gene encoding DNA recombination protein RmuC, translated to MFDISQLQFIHLLYAFLAGIAFVVPLSVLIFWIRFAAREKSIVEELQLSKDADERAQIYSLHQKDIAIARLEAELESNRLSSEALREELSEAKEYRSKYVQMETRFEEQRERLDKEKSLLEEAREKLFREFELSANKLFETKQEKFTVNTRQNMESILSPFKEQLKAFNQRVEDVYHKENSQRNQLVGQIAELQKQTQKISSEANNLAAALKGDNKTQGNWGEIVLERLLEQSGLQKGSEYETQRQYSSEEGRRYRPDVIVHLPEGKDIVIDAKVSLTDYERYCQLEDRAEQEGALKKHVDSLRAHIKGLSLKSYEQLEGVRTLDFVFIFIPIEAAYIAAMQFAPGLFKEGYDRNIVLVSPSSLMVALRTVETLWRYEKQNKNAEKIAESAGKLYDQFVLLISAMEEVGQYIGKTSQSYDKAIKRLSTGRGNLVKRAEDLRVLGAKTSRQLPDHLKDDAGDSALELEGSPGNTPKEE